TGCGGGAAGACGACCACGCTCCGGTGTCTCGCCGGGCTTACCGAGCCGACCGGCGGGACCATCACGCTCGGCGACTACGATATCACGGATGTCCACCCGAAAAATCGGAACGTCGCGATGGTGTTCCAGAACTTCGCGCTCTACCCGCACATGTCCGTGCGGGAGAACATCGCTTATCCGCTCAAGGTGGAGGGTGCCAGTCCCGACGAGCGGGAGGAACGCGTCGAGGAGGTCGCCGAGATGCTCGAGATCCCGGAGCTCCTCGATCGGGATATCGACAACCTCAGCGGGGGCCAGCAACAGCGCGTCGCGCTCGGCCGGGCTATCATTCGACGCCCGTCCGTGTTCCTGATGGACGAGCCGCTGGCGAACCTCGACGCGAAGTTGAAGCTGAGCATGCGGAGCCGGATCAAGGTGTTGCAACGCGAACTCGGCATTACGACCCTCTACGTGACGCACGATCAGGAGGAGGCGATGTCGCTCGGCGACAAACTCATCGTGATGGACCGGGGCGAGATCCAGCAGATCGGAACGCCCGACGAGGTGTACCACGAACCGGAAAATCGCTTCGTCGCCGGATTCATCGGCTCCCCGTCGATGAACTTCGTCGACGTCGCGATCGACGATGCGGGAACGGTTCGGGCGACGAAACCCGTCGACGGGTTCGAATACCGACTGGAGCCAACCGTCGCCGATCGGTATCAGAACGACGACGAGTTCGTCCTCGGTATTCGTCCGCAGTACTTTACCGCACACACCGATCCGCGGGACAATGCGATCCGCGGCCAGGTCAAGGTGACCGAGCCCCAGGGCGACGATCAGATTATCGACGTTCTCGTCGGCGACGAAGACGACGACCGGATCGAACTCACCGTGAAAGCGCCCAGTACGCTCGCGGCCGATCGCGGCGACGATATCTGGCTCACGATGGACGACACGCTCGTCCACGGCTTCGATAGTCGGACCGGGACCCGAATCGACGACGGCGAGGTCGCGAGAACGAAGGCGAGCGAAACGCACGCCGAGTCACCGTCGACGTCAGACTAGTTGGGCCCCGTTTACACCCGTTCTACCGCCGTCGTGATCTCGCGGCGGTCCACCGCCCGAGTACCCGTTACGCGACCCGGATCAGTCGCGTTTGCCGAGTTCGCGCCAGCGATCCGCGTTC
This is a stretch of genomic DNA from Natrinema salifodinae. It encodes these proteins:
- a CDS encoding ABC transporter ATP-binding protein produces the protein MVNVEYDAVEKRYGDTIAVKDIDLTVEDGEFAILLGPSGCGKTTTLRCLAGLTEPTGGTITLGDYDITDVHPKNRNVAMVFQNFALYPHMSVRENIAYPLKVEGASPDEREERVEEVAEMLEIPELLDRDIDNLSGGQQQRVALGRAIIRRPSVFLMDEPLANLDAKLKLSMRSRIKVLQRELGITTLYVTHDQEEAMSLGDKLIVMDRGEIQQIGTPDEVYHEPENRFVAGFIGSPSMNFVDVAIDDAGTVRATKPVDGFEYRLEPTVADRYQNDDEFVLGIRPQYFTAHTDPRDNAIRGQVKVTEPQGDDQIIDVLVGDEDDDRIELTVKAPSTLAADRGDDIWLTMDDTLVHGFDSRTGTRIDDGEVARTKASETHAESPSTSD